One Anaerobacillus alkaliphilus DNA window includes the following coding sequences:
- a CDS encoding RDD family protein has product MSLNQKWIEKLTATHYRATPFSRLLGFIYDVLTMFFLWVIVGTITTSWMIITSNSPNDDFAYIRSYILEFEPHLFYTAILIQVLALLAYAFILPLTFKTHRTIGMMIAGIKFLDTSAKEISKSTFLKREALKWLFFPGFLLTLSKNKQSLADKVTNTFVTYY; this is encoded by the coding sequence ATGTCATTAAATCAAAAGTGGATTGAAAAATTAACTGCTACTCACTATCGAGCTACCCCATTTAGTAGATTATTAGGATTTATTTACGATGTTTTAACAATGTTTTTTTTATGGGTTATTGTCGGAACTATCACTACATCTTGGATGATTATTACATCGAATTCACCTAATGATGATTTTGCTTATATTAGATCCTATATTCTTGAATTTGAACCGCACTTATTTTATACAGCAATTTTGATCCAAGTTCTCGCTCTTCTTGCGTATGCTTTCATTTTACCACTAACGTTCAAAACACATCGAACAATTGGTATGATGATTGCAGGAATAAAGTTTTTAGATACAAGCGCAAAAGAAATATCAAAGTCAACATTTTTAAAAAGAGAAGCACTAAAATGGCTCTTTTTCCCTGGGTTTCTTTTAACTCTATCTAAGAATAAACAGTCACTTGCTGATAAAGTTACTAATACCTTCGTTACGTATTATTAA
- a CDS encoding YtzH-like family protein — MNYQDQLTLLSDILKNQQQAGFGTEDEFSQMSRLALALQNQEQLDQTMKQTMASISSYCTNGNCNENTSQLDQWIESIENFK, encoded by the coding sequence ATGAATTATCAAGATCAACTAACCCTATTGTCAGACATTTTAAAAAACCAACAACAAGCAGGTTTTGGAACTGAAGATGAATTTAGTCAAATGTCCCGCCTCGCATTAGCACTACAAAACCAGGAACAATTAGATCAAACGATGAAACAAACCATGGCAAGTATCTCTAGTTATTGTACAAATGGAAACTGTAACGAAAATACTTCTCAATTAGATCAATGGATCGAATCTATTGAAAATTTCAAATAA
- a CDS encoding phosphotransferase family protein, producing MEHLLGEGWQVVPAGGATGEAYYAQHGEDELFLKRNSSPFLAVLSAEGIVPKLLWTRRLENGDVITAQRWVNGRELKSFEMKGELVAQLLSKIHRSKELLDMFKRIGNEPLTPNLIVNELTVRVSEMSLEKPIIHHAISYLRNQMAEVQPEEFVVCHCDINHNNWVLSGDGDLFLIDWDGAMVADPALDLGLLLYWYIPRNEWAGWLKSYGILLNDELCKRMHWYVISQTIYAILWHKQRSTVAETNYWISYLSDLLEVETVIEL from the coding sequence TTGGAACATTTATTAGGCGAAGGATGGCAGGTAGTACCTGCTGGAGGTGCAACAGGAGAAGCATACTATGCCCAGCACGGTGAAGATGAGCTGTTTTTAAAACGGAACTCCTCCCCTTTTCTAGCAGTATTATCGGCAGAAGGCATAGTTCCGAAACTACTTTGGACAAGACGTTTAGAAAATGGAGATGTTATTACTGCTCAAAGGTGGGTTAACGGTAGAGAATTAAAGTCCTTTGAAATGAAAGGCGAACTAGTAGCTCAACTGTTAAGTAAAATTCATCGTTCTAAGGAACTTCTTGATATGTTTAAACGAATTGGTAATGAACCCTTGACTCCAAATTTAATCGTAAATGAACTTACTGTCAGAGTTAGTGAGATGTCTTTGGAAAAACCAATCATCCATCATGCGATTTCTTATTTAAGAAATCAAATGGCAGAGGTACAACCAGAAGAATTTGTGGTTTGTCACTGTGACATTAACCACAATAATTGGGTTTTAAGTGGAGACGGTGACTTATTTCTTATAGACTGGGATGGGGCAATGGTGGCCGATCCTGCTTTGGATTTGGGTTTACTTTTATACTGGTACATTCCTCGTAATGAATGGGCAGGCTGGTTAAAAAGTTATGGAATTCTATTAAATGACGAATTATGCAAACGAATGCATTGGTATGTCATTTCACAAACAATATATGCAATTCTCTGGCATAAACAAAGAAGTACTGTTGCTGAGACGAATTACTGGATCTCTTATTTAAGTGATTTACTAGAAGTTGAAACTGTTATTGAACTATAA
- the pulA gene encoding type I pullulanase, with the protein MAKHAYIDELRLITIPFAEVEEELSNFKLINMLSQEEVHITNWEKKPERLRYEIYLQDEIELGVEYKLIVNMHLEYETKIGQVVRTIPFDDRFYYDGELGVSTSSEGTTFKLWAPTATKVVLVFYNYEEDGEQIFSPSRNNKGVWEHTTPQNLDGTIYMYRVKVDGVWREAVDPYAKAVTVNGEKGVVVNLTSTNPNGWLEFNKPEFLHPTDALIYELHIRDFSSCESSGITYRGKFKGLIEKGTKGPCGTITGFDYLIDLGVTHVQLLPVQDFGSVDETRQFDKYNWGYDTIHYNALEGSYSLYPNCPKARITELKEVVQQFHQNGLRVVLDVIYNHVYIHEESNFEKIVPGYYFRYNLDGSLANGTGVGNDLASERKMVRRFIVDSVTYLAKEFHVDGFRFDLMGILDIETMRKIKQTLDEIDPTILVIGEGWDLATPLASEEKAIIANSDHLPGIGHFNDQFRDKLKGSIFHQETKGFSNGNGGLKEDFKMLVSGSTKDFYHVPGLFSDPYKSVNYVECHDNHTLWDKLILANPHDDEQTRKLMHRLATTITILSQGIPFLHAGQEFFRTKRNVENSYNSPDDINRLDWKRKALNIDNVDYIKGLIALRSQNSVFRFVKREDVKKHMYILDTPSYVLAYLLKKEDGIFVVAHNSAKESKEVILPSSGRWEVFVEEITASPTPFRYFEGAKITIQSLTTTVLYHRK; encoded by the coding sequence GTGGCGAAACATGCATATATTGATGAACTGAGATTAATTACAATTCCATTTGCAGAAGTTGAAGAGGAACTCTCCAATTTTAAACTTATTAATATGCTTAGCCAAGAAGAAGTTCATATTACAAACTGGGAAAAGAAGCCAGAAAGATTACGCTATGAAATATATTTACAAGATGAGATTGAATTAGGTGTAGAATACAAGCTAATAGTCAATATGCACCTCGAATATGAAACCAAAATTGGTCAAGTTGTTCGAACAATACCTTTTGACGATCGTTTTTATTATGATGGTGAGCTAGGTGTTAGCACTAGTAGTGAAGGTACCACTTTTAAGCTATGGGCCCCAACGGCAACTAAGGTTGTCCTTGTTTTTTACAACTACGAAGAAGATGGGGAACAGATTTTTTCACCTAGTAGAAATAATAAAGGTGTGTGGGAACATACTACCCCTCAGAATTTAGATGGAACTATCTATATGTATCGTGTAAAAGTTGATGGAGTATGGAGAGAAGCGGTGGATCCTTATGCTAAGGCGGTAACGGTTAACGGGGAAAAAGGAGTTGTCGTTAACTTAACTTCTACAAATCCTAATGGTTGGCTCGAATTTAACAAGCCAGAGTTCTTGCATCCAACAGATGCACTGATCTACGAGTTGCATATAAGAGACTTTTCGAGCTGCGAAAGTAGTGGAATCACTTACAGAGGGAAATTTAAAGGTTTAATTGAAAAAGGAACAAAAGGACCCTGTGGCACCATTACTGGTTTCGATTACCTAATTGACTTGGGGGTTACTCATGTTCAATTACTACCAGTTCAAGATTTTGGCAGTGTAGATGAGACAAGACAGTTTGATAAATATAATTGGGGTTATGATACCATCCATTACAACGCGCTAGAAGGAAGTTACTCACTATATCCGAATTGTCCAAAAGCAAGAATAACTGAACTCAAAGAGGTCGTTCAACAGTTTCATCAGAACGGATTAAGGGTTGTATTAGATGTAATCTATAATCACGTTTATATTCATGAAGAATCAAACTTTGAAAAAATCGTACCGGGTTACTATTTCCGCTACAATTTAGATGGCAGTTTAGCAAATGGGACTGGTGTAGGAAATGATTTGGCCTCCGAACGCAAAATGGTTAGACGGTTTATTGTTGATTCAGTTACGTATTTAGCCAAAGAGTTTCATGTTGATGGATTTAGATTTGATTTAATGGGGATTCTTGATATTGAAACAATGAGAAAAATTAAACAAACCCTTGATGAAATTGATCCAACAATTTTAGTGATTGGAGAAGGATGGGATTTAGCTACTCCGTTAGCTAGTGAGGAAAAAGCTATTATAGCAAATTCTGATCATTTACCTGGAATAGGTCATTTTAATGATCAGTTCCGAGATAAATTAAAGGGAAGTATCTTTCATCAAGAAACAAAGGGTTTCTCTAACGGTAACGGTGGATTAAAAGAAGACTTTAAAATGCTAGTCAGCGGAAGTACAAAAGATTTTTATCATGTCCCTGGCCTTTTTAGTGACCCGTATAAATCTGTAAATTATGTCGAGTGTCATGATAATCACACACTTTGGGATAAACTAATTCTTGCAAATCCACATGATGATGAACAAACCAGAAAATTAATGCATCGTTTAGCTACAACTATTACAATCCTAAGTCAGGGTATTCCATTTCTTCATGCAGGTCAAGAATTTTTTCGGACAAAAAGAAATGTAGAAAATAGCTATAATTCCCCAGATGATATTAATAGGTTAGATTGGAAACGCAAAGCGCTTAATATCGACAATGTGGATTATATCAAAGGGCTAATTGCACTACGAAGTCAAAACTCTGTTTTTCGTTTTGTGAAAAGGGAAGATGTAAAAAAACATATGTATATTCTTGATACACCTTCTTATGTACTGGCTTATCTGTTAAAAAAGGAAGATGGCATCTTTGTTGTCGCTCATAATAGTGCAAAAGAAAGCAAAGAAGTAATCTTGCCTTCGAGTGGTAGATGGGAAGTTTTTGTTGAGGAAATTACAGCCTCTCCTACGCCATTTCGGTACTTTGAAGGAGCAAAGATTACGATACAATCACTAACTACAACAGTACTTTATCATCGTAAATAA
- a CDS encoding type II toxin-antitoxin system HicB family antitoxin, giving the protein MEKHVLSEATFCPMSYTWIVQKQLSCYGETEYMIEIKELDGCVSYGATYGEARAGLGEAIQIWFKHRNEQRRFHKTTKMKTHFIQLEPKMTKEEFEQINRRLLKLLLK; this is encoded by the coding sequence ATGGAAAAGCATGTTTTGTCTGAGGCAACATTTTGTCCTATGTCTTATACTTGGATTGTCCAAAAACAATTAAGTTGTTATGGCGAAACAGAGTATATGATTGAGATTAAGGAATTAGATGGTTGTGTTAGCTATGGAGCAACATATGGCGAAGCTAGGGCTGGTTTAGGGGAAGCAATTCAAATTTGGTTTAAACATAGGAATGAACAGAGAAGATTTCACAAAACAACGAAAATGAAAACACACTTCATTCAACTTGAACCGAAAATGACAAAAGAAGAATTTGAACAAATAAATAGAAGATTGCTAAAATTATTATTAAAATAG
- a CDS encoding nuclease-related domain-containing protein, with translation MAHLIKLEDYVSRYQYDMYRYPSQFSRLKRERWDRLKIEWENSKIKNKITTEQPVIEEQKSTIINAFSMIKKWYKGEEEEQDNEQDEVDRYRFRYTTLEELKPIFLRELYDFQLNWASSTLREISTLKKQYYYDATLKWLLQSFPDNYFVLYYPTVSYPKAPVQFDILLIGPTDIWCIVNLDGSENTIFHKFSDRYWLEVKAGEERKVVNPFLSLNRMSTIVKRILADTDLDMNVKKVVYTKNGYIDVETPKNVATFLDQRSIYEWNEKMKKNSSPIKSVQLKFSQCLLDVCQTNSRLRNNLEQSDEDLNEIDPEDY, from the coding sequence GTGGCTCACTTAATAAAATTAGAGGATTATGTATCCCGGTATCAATATGATATGTATCGGTACCCGAGTCAGTTCTCCCGCCTAAAAAGAGAACGTTGGGATCGACTAAAGATAGAATGGGAAAATTCAAAAATTAAAAATAAAATTACTACAGAACAACCTGTAATAGAAGAACAAAAAAGTACTATTATTAACGCCTTTAGTATGATAAAAAAATGGTATAAAGGAGAAGAGGAAGAACAGGACAACGAGCAAGATGAAGTGGATAGGTATCGATTTAGGTATACTACATTAGAAGAATTAAAGCCAATCTTTCTGAGGGAGCTTTATGACTTTCAACTAAATTGGGCAAGCTCTACGCTACGAGAAATTTCTACCCTGAAAAAACAATACTATTACGATGCAACATTAAAGTGGTTATTACAATCGTTTCCTGACAATTATTTTGTCTTATATTACCCTACGGTATCATACCCGAAGGCACCGGTTCAATTTGATATCTTATTAATTGGTCCAACCGATATTTGGTGTATTGTTAATCTAGATGGCTCTGAAAACACAATCTTCCATAAATTTTCAGACAGATATTGGCTGGAAGTAAAAGCTGGAGAGGAACGTAAAGTGGTTAACCCGTTCTTGTCACTAAACAGAATGAGTACGATTGTAAAAAGAATTTTAGCTGATACTGATTTGGATATGAATGTTAAAAAGGTAGTCTATACAAAAAATGGTTATATCGACGTGGAAACACCTAAAAATGTAGCAACTTTTCTTGATCAGCGGTCGATTTATGAATGGAATGAGAAAATGAAGAAGAATTCTTCGCCAATTAAATCCGTCCAACTTAAATTTTCACAATGCTTACTTGATGTGTGTCAAACTAACTCTAGATTGAGGAACAATTTGGAACAATCTGATGAAGATTTAAATGAAATTGATCCTGAAGATTATTAA
- a CDS encoding LrgB family protein — protein MNEMGITIVVILATVGTYILSRKFYQKYPSPITNPLLIGTFLLILLLVGSGTSYETYMIGGKWIEHLLGPAVVALAFPLYKNRKILTKYLLPLCCGVTIGAFLGIISGAGLSKLLGIEDLLIYSLIPKSVTTPVAMEVAATLGGIPALAALFVMIAGIGGAIFGPVLLKFLKVTHFLGIGVGLGSAAHAIGTSRAHEFGELEGAISTVSMTLSAVIVSFLGPILFYVFY, from the coding sequence ATGAACGAAATGGGAATAACGATCGTTGTGATTTTAGCTACGGTAGGTACTTATATTCTCTCCCGGAAATTTTACCAAAAATATCCTTCGCCAATTACAAATCCACTATTAATTGGTACGTTTTTGTTAATCCTATTATTAGTAGGGAGTGGTACCTCCTACGAAACGTACATGATAGGTGGGAAGTGGATAGAACATTTGTTAGGTCCCGCAGTAGTTGCTTTAGCCTTTCCGCTATATAAAAATAGAAAAATATTAACAAAATATCTTCTCCCTTTATGTTGTGGAGTAACGATAGGAGCATTTTTAGGGATTATCAGTGGTGCTGGACTATCGAAATTACTCGGAATTGAAGATTTACTGATTTACTCTCTAATTCCGAAATCCGTGACTACACCAGTAGCGATGGAAGTCGCAGCTACACTTGGAGGTATCCCAGCCTTAGCAGCTCTATTTGTAATGATTGCTGGAATTGGTGGAGCGATCTTTGGTCCAGTCTTGTTAAAGTTTTTAAAGGTTACTCATTTTTTAGGCATAGGTGTTGGTCTAGGCAGTGCAGCTCATGCAATTGGGACATCTAGAGCACATGAATTTGGAGAGTTGGAAGGAGCTATTAGTACAGTATCAATGACTCTAAGTGCAGTTATTGTTTCCTTCCTTGGTCCTATATTATTTTATGTCTTTTATTAA
- a CDS encoding CidA/LrgA family holin-like protein, with the protein MKLFQIMVQIAVLYGFFLTGKWIQMVLGLMIPGSIIGMILFFIILLLGLFPTRWFENGSELMLSHMPFMFLPVTVGIVNYFSLFQGKGLLLVVVVLVSTMIVIASSAYIGQLMVEGKERQQ; encoded by the coding sequence ATGAAGCTCTTTCAAATCATGGTTCAAATAGCTGTTTTATACGGATTTTTCTTAACTGGGAAATGGATCCAAATGGTTCTCGGTTTAATGATTCCAGGTAGTATTATTGGAATGATCCTTTTTTTTATTATCTTGCTATTAGGCCTGTTTCCAACAAGATGGTTTGAGAATGGTTCAGAACTTATGCTTAGTCACATGCCGTTCATGTTTTTACCTGTGACCGTAGGTATAGTAAATTATTTTTCACTTTTTCAGGGGAAGGGTCTATTACTAGTCGTAGTCGTATTAGTTAGTACTATGATTGTTATAGCTAGTTCAGCTTATATCGGTCAATTGATGGTAGAAGGGAAGGAGCGACAGCAATGA
- the thpR gene encoding RNA 2',3'-cyclic phosphodiesterase, translating into MTNQPHFFIAVPINEKMKEKLGSWLQQSQPPFQKFVHEKDFHITLAFLGGVAPKLLEQLKGGLQTVSEQHPPFSLTIQDLGFFGQKAGPRIFWAGVKHEQKLFDLQKHIYETCVNVGIDLEKRAYSPHITLARKYIGDVPYNDQELKQSFFTTFKDDESWRVSSFVIYQTHLNRTPKYEVVASFQLE; encoded by the coding sequence ATGACAAACCAACCTCATTTTTTTATTGCTGTTCCAATAAATGAGAAGATGAAAGAAAAATTGGGTTCCTGGCTTCAGCAATCTCAGCCACCATTTCAAAAATTTGTTCATGAAAAAGATTTCCATATTACTTTGGCCTTTCTAGGTGGAGTAGCCCCTAAACTCTTAGAACAACTTAAGGGTGGGCTACAAACCGTTTCCGAGCAACATCCTCCGTTTTCGTTAACCATTCAAGATCTCGGTTTTTTTGGTCAAAAGGCAGGACCAAGAATTTTCTGGGCAGGTGTGAAGCATGAACAAAAGCTATTTGACTTACAAAAACATATCTACGAAACTTGTGTTAACGTCGGAATTGATCTTGAGAAAAGGGCGTATAGTCCACATATAACATTGGCTCGTAAATACATCGGTGACGTTCCTTACAATGATCAGGAGCTAAAACAATCATTCTTCACTACTTTTAAAGATGATGAAAGTTGGAGGGTATCTTCCTTTGTTATTTATCAAACTCATTTAAATCGAACTCCCAAATATGAAGTAGTTGCATCGTTCCAATTAGAATAA
- a CDS encoding HAD family hydrolase, translated as MKYKGVMFDMDNTILQSNIDFKRMKEGCKKILVANQVDKWKSIDSLSTTSQLIELGKKYELVFGDQNKIVEQMLAVATVCETEGMRGATLEKSAQQVLQVLSYTKTLVIVTNNATKAARVALNDTGVNRYFDQIFGREQFPALKPSSEAIITVLEQYPGIPASDWVMVGDSWIDGKAAEGARVDFIAYQMTEDKLIEHKIQPVKVISNLRELV; from the coding sequence ATGAAATATAAAGGTGTTATGTTTGATATGGATAACACAATCTTACAATCAAACATTGATTTTAAAAGGATGAAAGAAGGCTGTAAAAAAATTCTAGTAGCAAACCAGGTTGATAAGTGGAAAAGTATTGATAGTCTTAGTACAACTTCACAGTTAATCGAGCTTGGAAAAAAGTATGAATTAGTCTTTGGTGATCAAAATAAGATTGTTGAACAGATGCTAGCGGTAGCTACTGTGTGTGAGACTGAAGGAATGCGAGGAGCTACTTTAGAAAAGAGTGCCCAACAAGTTCTTCAAGTTCTGTCATATACGAAAACATTAGTAATTGTTACTAATAACGCGACAAAAGCCGCAAGAGTAGCCTTAAATGATACAGGTGTCAATCGTTACTTTGATCAAATTTTCGGTAGGGAGCAATTCCCAGCTCTAAAACCCTCGTCAGAGGCAATTATTACGGTCCTTGAGCAGTATCCAGGAATTCCTGCTTCGGATTGGGTAATGGTCGGTGATTCTTGGATTGATGGGAAAGCAGCCGAAGGAGCTCGGGTAGACTTCATTGCGTACCAAATGACCGAAGATAAATTGATTGAACATAAAATTCAACCAGTAAAGGTAATCTCCAACTTAAGGGAATTAGTTTAA
- the cysK gene encoding cysteine synthase A: MRVVNNIADLIGETPLVKLNHLPSKTGADVYLKLEFMNPSGSVKDRAAYQMILQAERDGLLKKGSTIIEPTSGNTGIGLAMNAAARGYKAILTMPDTMSKERINILKAYGADVVLTPGDEKMPGAIQKAHELVKEIPNSFMPMQFENDANPEAHRLTTALEIKEALDSIGRSLSAFVAASGTGGTITGTGEKLRELYPDVSVHVVEPAGSPVLSGGKPGPHKLVGTSPGFIPPILNQDVYGEILKIEDEDAYNVTRRLAREEGILVGPSSGAACFAALEVAKRLSPNDVVVVIACDTGERYLSTDLFDFEK, from the coding sequence GTGCGCGTAGTAAACAATATCGCAGATTTAATTGGTGAAACTCCATTAGTAAAGTTAAACCATCTCCCAAGTAAAACAGGGGCAGATGTCTATCTGAAATTAGAGTTTATGAACCCAAGTGGAAGTGTAAAAGATCGGGCTGCCTATCAAATGATCCTACAAGCAGAAAGAGACGGCTTATTAAAAAAAGGCTCTACAATTATTGAACCGACTAGCGGGAATACTGGTATCGGCCTTGCTATGAACGCTGCAGCTCGTGGCTATAAAGCCATTTTAACAATGCCAGATACAATGTCGAAAGAACGAATTAATATTTTGAAAGCATACGGGGCAGATGTCGTTTTAACACCTGGGGACGAAAAAATGCCTGGTGCTATTCAAAAGGCTCATGAACTAGTAAAGGAAATCCCCAATAGCTTTATGCCAATGCAATTTGAAAATGATGCTAATCCAGAGGCTCATCGCTTAACTACTGCTCTTGAAATCAAAGAGGCTCTTGATAGTATTGGAAGATCACTTTCTGCATTTGTTGCGGCATCTGGTACTGGTGGTACGATTACGGGAACAGGAGAAAAATTACGGGAACTCTACCCAGATGTATCTGTACATGTGGTTGAACCTGCCGGCTCGCCTGTTTTGTCTGGAGGAAAACCTGGTCCTCACAAATTAGTAGGGACAAGTCCAGGTTTCATTCCTCCAATCTTAAACCAGGATGTGTATGGAGAAATTCTAAAAATTGAAGATGAAGATGCCTATAATGTAACACGACGTTTAGCTCGTGAAGAAGGAATCCTTGTTGGACCTTCTTCTGGCGCTGCCTGTTTTGCTGCTCTTGAAGTTGCGAAACGCTTATCTCCTAATGATGTGGTTGTTGTAATAGCATGTGATACTGGGGAACGGTATTTGTCGACAGATTTATTTGATTTTGAAAAATAA
- a CDS encoding AAA family ATPase, with amino-acid sequence MNRNEKITEIKSSIGTVLVGKEDMTELVMISILARGHILLEDVPGTGKTMLAKSIAKCLDAKFRRVQFTPDVLPSDVTGIQFFNPKEQGFELRPGPVMTNILLADEINRATPRTQSSLLEVMEERQVTIDGETLPLPKPFIVIATQNPIDSQQGTFTLPEAQMDRFLMQIKVGYPTLKEEKQMLSMYRESEPIESLKVVLSLNEIEEMQNELKKVTLSDDVETYMLKIIAATRQSEFVEVGVSPRGTLALMRAVQARAYILGRSFVIPEDVKVMAPYVLSHRLVLSIEGSMRKTKEEVLLEILGKVEVPVEAGAVS; translated from the coding sequence ATGAATAGAAATGAAAAAATTACAGAAATTAAATCTTCCATTGGCACTGTACTAGTAGGCAAAGAAGACATGACTGAATTAGTGATGATCTCTATCCTTGCAAGAGGCCATATCCTTTTAGAGGACGTACCAGGGACTGGAAAAACAATGCTAGCAAAATCAATTGCTAAGTGCTTAGATGCAAAATTCCGCCGCGTACAATTTACGCCAGACGTATTACCAAGTGACGTTACTGGTATTCAATTCTTTAACCCAAAAGAACAAGGATTTGAACTCCGTCCAGGTCCAGTGATGACGAATATTCTATTAGCAGATGAAATAAACCGTGCTACACCTAGAACACAATCTAGTCTACTTGAAGTAATGGAAGAGCGTCAGGTTACGATTGATGGTGAAACATTACCACTACCAAAACCATTTATTGTTATTGCGACACAAAACCCGATTGATTCGCAACAAGGAACCTTTACATTACCAGAAGCTCAAATGGATCGTTTTTTAATGCAAATAAAAGTCGGCTATCCGACATTAAAAGAAGAAAAGCAAATGCTTTCTATGTATCGTGAAAGTGAGCCAATTGAAAGCCTAAAAGTAGTTCTCTCACTAAATGAAATTGAGGAAATGCAAAATGAACTTAAAAAAGTGACTCTTTCAGATGATGTTGAAACATATATGTTAAAAATTATTGCTGCAACAAGGCAATCAGAGTTTGTAGAAGTAGGGGTGAGTCCTCGTGGAACACTTGCTTTAATGAGAGCTGTACAAGCAAGAGCGTATATCCTTGGAAGAAGCTTTGTTATTCCTGAAGATGTAAAAGTAATGGCACCTTATGTGCTCTCACACCGCCTAGTTCTCTCTATTGAAGGTTCTATGAGAAAAACAAAGGAAGAAGTACTATTGGAAATTTTGGGTAAAGTGGAAGTACCAGTGGAAGCAGGAGCTGTATCTTAA
- a CDS encoding DUF58 domain-containing protein has product MSWNQEHSIPKAIYGTLFWSVPILLFIALVMRSPLIFGLAFLFTIFILVNHYYLKYVAEKTKVFDETEVIRMFPEDKRNITIPLENSGKIPIFNSEVSFIFYDYDHAVQVGNSETPQETYSFPLSISPLTQKKKNIEVTALKRGVATIRTIDVTVYDLLKLSKLELYYRDYFRREIIVYPTPKTVSGIDQVVQQRQGDIPRQRSLHEDMMMTMGTREYVSGDPFNRVHWKASARTTTLQTKLYEKTTILNWTIVINLYNKDRSQLTVKNLEDILSHVAFVCQFATKHNISFEIYINTRIPKSMFIHLPKGLGKDHLLKALELLARVSKYTVTTPAFAMLKLIKMRTTLTPFILHFGPTGEEEDVVYRDWKRSGASIYRVESSEDVGKVVLLGGSKNETMAN; this is encoded by the coding sequence ATGAGTTGGAACCAAGAACACAGTATTCCTAAAGCAATTTATGGGACCTTATTTTGGTCAGTTCCTATTCTTCTTTTCATAGCCTTAGTGATGAGATCACCGCTCATTTTTGGTTTAGCATTTTTATTTACAATCTTTATCTTAGTGAATCATTACTATTTAAAATATGTTGCAGAAAAAACCAAGGTGTTTGACGAAACTGAGGTTATCCGAATGTTCCCTGAAGACAAACGAAACATTACCATTCCACTAGAAAACTCAGGTAAGATACCAATTTTCAACAGTGAAGTATCGTTTATCTTCTATGATTATGATCATGCTGTTCAAGTCGGGAATAGTGAAACACCTCAAGAAACGTACTCATTTCCATTATCTATCTCGCCATTAACACAAAAGAAAAAGAATATTGAAGTAACAGCACTAAAACGTGGCGTTGCTACGATTCGTACGATTGATGTTACTGTATACGATTTATTAAAACTCAGTAAATTAGAACTCTACTATCGAGACTATTTCCGTCGTGAAATCATTGTCTACCCTACACCTAAAACCGTGTCAGGAATTGACCAGGTCGTTCAACAACGTCAAGGTGACATTCCAAGGCAAAGGTCACTCCATGAAGACATGATGATGACGATGGGGACTCGGGAATACGTTTCAGGTGATCCCTTTAACCGAGTTCATTGGAAAGCTTCAGCAAGGACAACGACTCTACAAACAAAACTTTACGAAAAAACAACGATCTTAAATTGGACAATCGTCATCAATCTCTACAATAAAGATCGATCACAATTAACAGTGAAAAATCTTGAAGACATCTTAAGTCATGTGGCATTTGTCTGTCAATTCGCTACAAAACACAATATATCATTTGAGATTTATATTAATACTAGGATTCCTAAATCGATGTTTATCCACTTACCAAAAGGTCTTGGGAAAGACCATTTGCTAAAAGCATTAGAGCTTCTAGCAAGAGTAAGTAAGTATACGGTAACAACCCCGGCCTTCGCGATGCTAAAGCTAATTAAAATGCGAACAACATTAACCCCTTTCATCTTACACTTTGGACCGACTGGTGAGGAGGAAGATGTGGTTTATCGGGATTGGAAGAGATCAGGCGCTTCTATTTATCGAGTTGAGTCTTCTGAGGATGTAGGGAAAGTAGTTTTACTAGGGGGGAGTAAAAATGAAACCATGGCAAATTAG